The sequence below is a genomic window from Humulus lupulus chromosome 3, drHumLupu1.1, whole genome shotgun sequence.
TTCGGTTAAAAGAacacaggagccacctaccacgtttagtgaatggcatgttccgagacttgatcgacaaaaatatggaggtatacatcgatgacatgttggtcaactCCAAAGAAGctagagggcatgttcaagacttggaggaatgctttgcaatacttagaaagtatagcatgaagctaaaccctctaaagtgctcgtttggagttggttctggtaagtttctcggatacatagtcaattcacgtggaatcgaggctaaccccgagaagatcaaagcattgattgacatgaagtcacctaccacaatcaaagaagtgcaaagcttaaccgggagagtagctgccctcagtaggttcatatcaaagtctacagacaattgtgtccctttctttaacttactgaggggcggcaagaagatccaatggactgaggagtgtgaggaggctttccaagccttgaaggagcaccTCGCCCAACTTCCCATCCTAGCAAAGACAATATATGGAGAAGTActtttcatctatttggcaatcaccgagcattcAATCAGTGCTACTTTGATAAAGGAAGAGAATAGGGTACAACACCATGTATAccatatcagtaaaaggctagttggtgcggagtctaggtatccccctcttgaaaaactagcctactgtttagtaatcgcctctcgaaagctgcgtccatatttccaagctcattcgatccgagtcctgactgatcaaccgctaaggcaggttcttcagaaaccagaggcctcgggacaattattcaagtgggcagtggaactggGATAGTTtaatatcacttatcattcaaggatgtcgataaaaggacaagcattggcagacttcatagttgaaggcaccaaccttgaagacccccCTACCAATCGAAGAATGGAGATAccaagaaggaaggagatactcatgtatggaagctatatgttgatggagcatccaatgaacgcaactcaggcgcaggaatcatactgatcactctggagaatcatcgaatccattgcactttcatatttggattcaacgcttcaaacaatgaggctgagtacgaggcattattagctggattacgcttgtctcgagATATACATGCgtagtccctggagatattcagcgattcccaccTAGTGGTGTATTAGGTACAatgggagtatcaagccaagggacttaggatggtgcagtacctgaacaaggcgAAGGACTTGTTGGTGCAGTTCAAGAAATACTTAATTACACAAGTCTCGAAGGAGCAAATTTCCAAcactgatgccttagccaagcttgccagtgccaaagatgcggacaCTCTGAATATCGTTCTTTAGGAACCTATCagcccatacgatcaaaaaacaagagactggtccgaggaccagtcACTATTatcagatcataatcgaatctagtCCTTGAGgaaccgatcgataatttgatctaagactcattacagatttgattagcccatctagacccggttggtccaacttagacatttctgtctacaatcattataacgagtacacgagagattacgtagatcgtgatcaacacttgctacacaatctgcatttgtgtataggtatcattactactgagtatgaaaccatcacccgactaccaatgagggacaagcattttctgcttgcatcattgggtgaaaaggatagtactatgtgtctaacgctcgaagcaaggcatagtcaagtagcaagtgaccaaggcttttaaacccacgatcacttgggggcatatagtacataccgatcggggtatacaTGAGCAATGGgggcgtgaccttaagtactaagcatgctcaagtttttctaggaaatttgttcaacatatgttcagAAAgtgcaaaaaaaacaaaaatataaatatttttcaaggaattttaaattcctaaaaacatagatatttttcaaggaaatttgaattcctaaaattGTCTACCTAAGAGGTTATAAGTAGATCCTCTCTCCTCATTCCTGCTCCATGCTCCACTTTCAAACAGGATTTAAGTCTGATTTTtccagttcctcatcaaactcagatctttggtaagtactctCTTCTAAtcttcacatcatttaatttaaatgtgcttagattcataAGAAACACTTTGCATTTTTGAGGATTTTTTGTCTGAATCTTATTGTATTGTTGTatcttgatccaaaataattgacttactcGAATCAAGATTTCTCAGTAAAATTCCTTAGCTTGGGAGATTTCCAGGGTTATAAACCCCAGACTGgacgatttccagggatgtaggaccctaggccgaccactcaCTAGTCCTGGCGATTTATGGGACTCCAAACCCTAGTGCCTGCGATTTCCAAGGATAGGATCAGATTTGGACTGAGCACCTCCATGGCACCCAATCATGGGTCGAGTACCTCTTGGCTtctccttgtgcgatttccaggcctaggagcaagtttgggccgagcacctccaGGGCTCCCAATCcttgccttaggcgatttccaggacagtgtttgggccgagcacctccaGGACTCCCAATCCTTGCCTTGGGAAATTTCTAGGCTTAGAATTAGTGTTTGGGCCGAGCACCCCCAGGGCTCCCAATCCTTGTCTTGGGCGATtctgtgacagtcagtatcccgtgatccatatggggaaagaccgggtaaagctgtgcaatcccacatcacctggggaaggtcaagtgtgatgattctaagactgtgtaggtatgggactacacagttgaagagggcttaaatggattgatgggtactacctatatcaataagatgcatcttctttttggtagcccatcacttgagaactccaaatttaagcgtgcttgacctggagcaatctcaagatgggtgacctcctaggaagttttcccaggaagtgtgcgagtgaggacaaagcacgccaGAAAGAcgcgtgttggtttgtagggccagtcatcattctaggaagtagccatagtgacgtggggcattacagatTCCCAAGCTTAGAATTAGtgtttgggccgagcacctctAGGGCTCCTAATCCTTGTCTTGGGCGATTCCCAAGCttagaattagggctaggccgaccacccatagAGCTTCATGGGCCGAGTATTCCCTTTCCTTCACTTAGGCGATTTACAggcctagaattagggctaggccgaccaccttaggGGTTCATAGGTCGAGTACCTCTTGCCTTAGGCGATTTTCAGGGACTCAGGGTGGCcggcccaagcataagccgaccacctgggatcctaaaatataattttttcaacTCAGCTGATTTCCTTGGGGGTCTACCTTGTACTGTAAAAAAAATTCTGGAGACTTGAACGGTCCTCTGGCATTTTTCTGAAGCTTACTTCCTTGGGGTGGTTGGCCTATGCTTAGGCTCACTgggccgaccccctatatagaatcttgctcctgatttcttcatttttactctttagttcatgaacatgcccccagctattggcatcattatgctcatttactaactttaatctttatttttcttctgttgCAGATGCCCAGCTCCTTTTCATCAAACAAGTcagtaagtgagcgtactccccaggatttcttggaaaggttgaaaaggattctccctcgtTTTGCTTTATACTTATTCAGTGAGGAATATTTCTTAAAGAGGTACTGTCCAATGGCGAGAGTGAAACAGACAACTCGGCAACCCCTGAAGATGATCTTCAGATTGCCAGCAATGTCACTCAGGGCTCCTTTCCGTGCTCTTCAGATTACTTCTTAGCACAGTATGCCTTGTGATTCCCAAGGCACCCAAGGTACACCTCAGtggagtcattcttctcagcaggAAAGGTCAGATCAGTGAAAACCATTGCAACGCCCTTCTCACCAAGAtactagtcgggttccccatcaatcttcttctcaGCAAGAACATACCAGGGTTCTCATCGCTATGCTACTCATTCTCAGGAGCATTCTATTCACAGGTTCTGGCCTAAGGTGGTTCACCCTCCTTCCAAGAGTAAGACGGTCTTGCCAGCTgcgcagcagaagaagagacgacaaaaggaattcaattcatcagattctggggccaccttcgccagtgaaatcatatggaaaccagttgagaagcctcgccctgctgattatgaggttgtttggttcaagggggcggcctctgacatgactgaagaaaaggtaaagaacttaaggaagacctttgacctctctggcgtgtctattactatccctggtccagatgaTAGAGCTGAGGACCCCCATTTGGGTAGGTGCGCTTAGATACGTTCTGCCATTAGGTCTggggccctacttcctcttcatccatacttccatagtaccgtggagctcaaacagaaGGAAGTGATCGAGTTGACTCTCAAGATAACCcaaatggaggggaaacttgctgaTCAGCTCCAATAGTCTGAAGCcaagaaagagaagttgattgtCGACATGGACCGATTGCGGAAGGacgctcttgtcgagaaggagcaagagttCAAAGTTTCTCGGGACAAGGcttgagaggagtattcagagacagccTTATTTTGCTTCTACTtaatctggaagtccaacaaagatctaaacttggatttccttcccgagaagacgcgagcgaaggagcttaggaagtgtctagctcgtgaggctgccgaggctcagggtattcttttagatgatactcctcaccctagttagtcttcttggtcctttattctgtctttcctctcatgccattggtggggcacctcgTACTTGATAGTTTTTACATaggacattttatgcctttatgcttttttattatgagtactcagtgtattgactgaaaaaaaattatttccaatgcttactaagtatatcaactcacaacccttaTTGGTTCAGGTGTCAGTATACTCTAAACACATGTATTTTacatgccatactaaccttactcctttacgtttttcatgctaacaaccatggtaatgtgagtagtatgatacttcaccaagtaccatgaacaaaacggtcaggttcgaccaccccatgggtgataggcctaccaccctatagggttgatggactagccgaccaccccataagggacatggttaggaatctccctaccaatgcattttttgtttttgttttttgcacttttggaacatatgttgaacaaatttcctagaaaaacttgagcttgcttagtacttaaggtcacaccctcatcttgaattttatttttttttatttttaggaattaatatccttgaaaaatatattatatttttaggactttaaaactccttgaaaaatatgttatatttttaggatttcaaatttccttgaaaaatatattaaatttttaggcaattaattttccttgaaaaacctaattatttttaagaATTACTATTTTTCCGTGAAAAATTCGTACCGAGAAAAGTATCGatagttaaaaaagtactatgtaatgtcccaaGGGATTTGACTATTTGAGTACTGTtacggtatgtttctcgggccaggatcaagtttatcgtaatgttgaAAATAttgcaataaacttggggggttatccctcaaaaatacaaggatgacgtGACGAATGATAATGAGACACGTGACATCAccaatcagggaaaaacgacaaagtattgagaaaagaccgatggGCAAaacagataggtccaggacctaggaaagtcgaccaagcctaaacccctaggggtggtcggcctgacccctacccctaggggtggtcagcctaagcaggcccaagagccctaggggtgATCGGCCTGACCTCTACCCCAAGGGTGGTCGTCCCCAGTGTGTCCAAGaaagtggtcggcctgacccctatcCCAGGGGTGGTTAGCCCCATTATGCCTAAGGATCCCAGGGGTGGTTagccccagtatgcccaaggatcccaggggtggtcggcctgaccccaacccctagggtggtcactttgacatgctcaagaaccacctgggtggtcggcccgCCCTATTCTTCGTAGGGTGGTCGGctcaaacccccaagtacacttcactgagaaatactcactctcattcaaactgagatcaacaggcctagcacccagagggtcaacaggtccagcacccataaggtcacaggcctagcacccaagctcgggtcgtcgggcacctaagtctcacataccaacaaagacttaacattttcctagaagtttcaatcgtgcattgtctaccacaatctaaagaaacaacgagaagacccatgatCGCATGATCATgaggaggtggacacgtatctccattacctgataatcgtgtgccaaaccacgatcccagtatgaccggtcatgtaacagcccatgggtactataaataaaggacccagtgCTTCATTTAAAGGGATTTTTTTTTACTCTCTTTTCGGGAACTGATCTCTTTCtctggaattttgggagaaaaatcttaCTGACGAGTGAACTCACCAGTTTGTGCTTGTAATTGTCAAGTGACTCAATACtgaaagctaagtggattaggttattactgttcatctgaacagggctgaaccactataaaattcctgtgtgttaagataatcgtactctgacatttatttcgttcaaaaggtgtcgtatactgtacatacgaccgttggccaatttcacaggtcaacatacCCGATATACCTTTTTCGTATAGACGGGACGCCTCGAGAATTACGCTGACACCCATCAGTCACTTGAAcaatcaaaagattctttccaAATCTTTAAGGCAAGAGTGGCACAGATGCACCATCAACCTGGAAACACATGTCAGAAACATCGAGAATTTGAAAGGACGAGGATCAACCAAATGGCCTCCAAGTAAATGAACCTGACTtttggtaaacgaaccaggacaTTTGGATTTGATTTGGGAGAGtaaggcaagtctccaccatgcaaacacAAATGAAGACTTTGGGGGTAAATtttatccctgttttccacccGTGACACGGGGCATGACTCAACAGGCCTGTGGGCCCTCTCAAAGAGGTCCGGGCCCATCTTAAGCCCAATGAACAAGGAAGAAAGAAGTCCTGATAGCCCAATCGTCATCGAGCCCAACAATGTTTGATGGGCGCAACTATAACGAGGGAACTGGGACTAAGATGCAGGCTCAACTCATCTTCCTGGTCCCAACCTACCTGTATACTCCAGGATGCCAATAGAAGTGGCATACTAACTAGTCGATGGAAATAGACTTGGTCAAGAATCCAAGGGAGATATTCAGTGTCATAATGTCCATCTTAGCAAATGAACCTGAGTTCTGGTGAATGAACCAGGACTCCGATAAATAAACtgggacattagtaaatgaacccagaCCAGACATCTGAATAGGATAAGCCTGATCTTCCATGACGCTCACATGTCCCCGAGAAACatggaagttggtctcctcaactaacctgcagaagagggtacacaggctgttcctaggaaacagtactgtcactactctgacagatcctgtccccaggatctccttagaagcccaagCGGACCAATCCGAGCTAACGTACTGTGgacagctgtaaggcttggccatgccTAAGCCGGCCCAATGGCCCATAttactacattttattatataacaTTATTTGTATTATGACTTCATTAGTGAGTAAACCGTGATTACAcccctattgggcccggattagtccggcccaagcccacTGCACTTGACTACTtataaatagggccagttgtgcactgtagcggggatccgagattttctcttgtaagaaattactctgctaaaacctacagaaaactccattgtcaaaagctctctaaaatctaatacaataggctcgtggactaaggctcattaacgccccaaccacgtaaaaactctgtTGGTTCATCTTTTATCTTTTCTTTCCAACTCTTATTTCTTAGTATATtcctagtttctgaaaaactcggtaaatagagctcaataactatttagtcccagaattaacccttaagggaaccaatatttgattcgttaggaaagcatagattctattattgtaaaatcatgttcccaacgattcaagatattgaatctccaaaacaaaagtcactagcctcattatatcaagACACCTTAAccaatgaatcaaaagatccaataaacatgaataagagttcatgactactcatgatttagactgatttacaaatgatcatcttttaagatatgaattaTATCTTTATGGAAAACGGAAAGTTTATAaggaaattaattcacatcggtcttgtcatatataatcataattatgtgAAGTACATTTACTAAATGTccatccacattagtaatctgaatctagattactttcatccaactatatgcttagtaaaccgtactagcaagcattgattaaagatttcatactttaatatgttgttgactattttattcattatttatgatcttaattctctcatacgcatacatgatcatattctcataaatgaatatgaaatattttgatatttatatataaattattcaaacaataatttcgataatcaaatataataaaattgtacttttatttaaatcaataaaaaaatatttttttttcacatgATTTTAGGACACCAACTCTAACAATGGGGGATTGataggattggttaaatacatagtgaaattggttaCGTCCAAAGAAGTGCAAAACTATAatgatttcactaaagtcaacataaGTGGGTTGACTTTTGGTGTAGGcatctaaaaattatttttttgggttcaaattgtttctttggagtatatagaGTACCCACAAtttttggaggcatttggagacTTTTAGGGTGATGTCTGAGGCGACATTACAGAGGCATCTGCATTGCGTTGCCTATGGGAAGCAACGCATCGCTTAGCCTACAAACCCACGCCAAGCGATGCATCACTTGCATGTAGGTGATGCATCGTCTATGTGTAGGCGATGCATCGCGTGGGCAGTCCATACGGGGTCATACAGTTACGTAATTTTGGCTCCAAACTTATTTTTAAATACTCTAATCTCATTGGGTAACACTAATGACGGTTCCTACACTATTTAAGGAGTTCATTGGagattttggtgaattgatcactcttcacacacactatctctctctctctctaaagtcaTTTCTCTCCAACTCACAAAGATTActtgttttctccaagatcttcattaagaaagcttgacttgtttgaaaatcaaggcttgtaaatcccaatctcattccaagTTGTAGTACTTCAAGAAATCTCTAAGGGAAGGCTAAGAATAgaaatttttggacaacaaattcaatttgtgtcaagccttttgTCATCTCCATTGATtcacataaaaatataatatttatgatTCTATGTAACTAGGATTTTCTCTTCAAAAGGTCATCAATATCTCTATCTCTTGATCTTATTTATGTTATTCTTTCATTTTGTACAATGTTATCTTGGGTTTGATTTCTttgaattaaaatatttaaatgtgTGTTAAAGCCATATTCCCAACAGTAACTACATAAGAAAGTAGAATAACATccatcttctatcaagaataaacaagcttATTTTCCAATCACTAAGgtgtattttgaaaaatatcatggCTAAATATTTTGTATCTTGAATAgaggcactactacaaaaaaggtctttctctgcggtttttttactcaatacactgcggttttcgagagtattgaaaagcgcagtgtattcgaccgcaaaGAAAAGTGATacgcaaaccgcggagaaaagctacacttttctctgcggttgtagtaagccaaccgcggagaaaagagagctttctctgcggttctagtaagcaaaccgcggagaaaagagagctttctctgcggttttcttactagaaccgcagagaaagctctcttttctccgcggttggcttactacaaccgcagagaaaaggactttctcaataaaaaaaaaaaattaatttcggTTGATAACCgagcatttttaataaaaaaaaattaattttcaattttaataaataattattttcaatagtataactaatttgttaaattattatatatacatttcatatctaATACAAAATAAATGGCTAGTAATGAATTAAAGACTTTAATCAttctaaccaatataagttagcactttaatcttacatacatacaaaaatttagttttcataaacaaatggcattaatctagctaaccaatcactttgtagtggtagtagatcctctttgacattatattgctttttgtcaaaccactgcaaaattgaaaagttaatatagattagataattaaatacaatatctagtttttcttaagcaaaaaagagtttaaaatataacatactttcttcttgataacttctgctggattcggtgcatttacaagatcataaatgtatcttagtacataataaccacattcatgactttcaggttgttttggacaagaacctctcaccaattttgtaaatgtgccgatgtattcattttccaaacattgtgcgtatgctctacaaaaattaaaattaattaaatacatattatgctctcaacttttaaaaattaataatgcatacattacaaatgaagaacttacttttctataacctccgtaattattggtggagatttatgattttttaaagggtccaaaattatggtcatcccccgcatcatcacgagcaccaacatccaatgtcgactaaaataataataaaatatgattattataaaattaaaattcaaccatagtagtgataatgtttaagtagttcgttcttactcaacaatccagggaatgaaatatatttggcctcgtctatccatagtcatcatccatttggctataagatccaccgtatagtttttactttcatcattgccaatagaaagattttcggtgtcaaaaaatttatataattgtcgtgaatttgggtgcatgctttcccaaatgcatctgtagagaatcaatcattcatattacattttcaattaataaattaatatcgtcaaaaaaaaattgggcagagtttcctctgtttctatagcatatccaaaattattagaacctataaattcaattcagacaaagcatacaacaaacaacatgcatgttctcaaccataagccaccgcagcacacaaaattcgcagaacctacttcactaagacacacatgttctcaaccttctgttatctccgcagcacacaatttcatctcagaacttacttcactacggatgaatatctaatatattcaaactcctctaatagtttgtaatgacataacggattgatacatacctcataccaaacagcatagctgaggatccaatattatccatggaggctgcttgataaacgtcttccgaagtgatgaagatagcctcgcgttctcctataaactccgggtcaacgggaacttgtacaaccccatctattcctttatTGGAATAATACTCCTTCACTATGAATTTTAGACTCATatcaattttgtcccattggttatctgttaaccaatttgaaggttctggttgagttatttcagcggggatgactacgtgagatccaactgatgataaatgtgggcttcGAGATAGGGATTTGTGATTAGATGAAGATGGACCCTACATAATAGCATTAAACATATCAGtatagtgtacccatttaaaaataaaatttaaatatctaagcaaataattttatacctgacaaGCCACAATTAAATTTTTAGGCCAAGGCAAGAATGTGTCTCGTGCATCCCCAACATATCGTACgttaccaaagggaatagggatctcagcttcttcttgtaagacatctataagccaaaccctcgcaactgaatcatcaagtacatttccatggacggtaatttggctacccatgtttggtacaatgagTACACCTTTAGCCACcacattgtcaatattatcagAACACAAATAAACTTCATAGGTCGGTGGTGGCggagactcataaattgatgatccatcatcttcatcaaaaggatagtcttcggtttgatgaaaatgatcatctgcgttgggggcaggtcgatagacttcatcacttgtattctcataatattgtccctcatcaAATTGCCCTTCATCGTTGTATCCACACTCATCGTTTTCCTCATTATATTCttcattttgagctaattcctcttctgtgctaaatttatgtctttttagctcttcaatctcagcttttagtcgagcaatctcctctcttgcagtcattgttttatgtttttttccaaacattttggaaacggtcgcagtgaacctacaaaaaaaatcaataaagtccatcaataaaccaatctaaataattcttaaaagaaaacaactattataaattatcatacccgccagctcgaacacgacctgggtgttctggtgtccctaatgcttgagtcaagatgtcatctcgacCCTGAGCTGTAATTTCACCACGAATCACTTTTTCTTTGACGtcctcctactcaagatattatttggttaaattagtttatataaataaaaacaatatattgATTCTGAAACCT
It includes:
- the LOC133825556 gene encoding uncharacterized protein LOC133825556 — its product is MRDFKSELTTEYIKPLAEMGMMEELKFPPKRYSDIIDEREWLQFVTSRLSPEFQIVHQEQKNRALLMKSRHRTSRRGMANIREDLKKERNIQNPERYQVWLRSREKNKVLVTELDRQIAEKIEDVKEKVIRGEITAQGRDDILTQALGTPEHPGRVRAGGFTATVSKMFGKKHKTMTAREEIARLKAEIEELKRHKFSTEEELAQNEEYNEENDECGYNDEGQFDEGQYYENTSDEVYRPAPNADDHFHQTEDYPFDEDDGSSIYESPPPPTYEVYLCSDNIDNVVAKGVLIVPNMGSQITVHGNVLDDSVARVWLIDVLQEEAEIPIPFGNVRYVGDARDTFLPWPKNLIVACQFGRFLDLNDIGDRIHAFALGELSHACSLDQGDPEMSNPVEKMKEMIEVRAAAAKASAKRVVKGSAKKKVIELILGDSKPV